One window from the genome of Rhinolophus ferrumequinum isolate MPI-CBG mRhiFer1 chromosome 10, mRhiFer1_v1.p, whole genome shotgun sequence encodes:
- the ADM2 gene encoding protein ADM2 isoform X1, whose amino-acid sequence MARLLAVSLGCILLLYLSLPGTMSRRQGGSRRLALPREPPVRTPSSGLQPQLPAPRPVVWKPRQALQPQWNASLATAMGQPVRNGPRRRLGPLRPRAQFLRAGCVLGTCQVDGLLTLPHLITVPSHQVTGQGPNITPRVHWPLSFRPCPSHLPDAPLEV is encoded by the exons ATGGCCCGGCTCCTGGCGGTCAGTCTTGGCTGCATCCTCCTCCTCTACCTGTCGCTCCCCGGCACAATGTCCCGCCGCCAAGGCGGAAGCCGGCGGCTTGCCCTGCCCCG GGAGCCCCCAGTCAGGACCCCTTCCAGTggcctgcagccccagctcccTGCACCCCGGCCTGTGGTCTGGAAGCCACGCCAGGCTCTCCAGCCACAGTGGAACGCAAGCCTGGCCACCGCTATGGGTCAGCCTGTCCGGAATGGCCCCCGCCGACGCTTGGGCCCCCTCAGGCCCAGAGCCCAGTTCCTGCGGGCTGGCTGTGTGCTCGGCACCTGCCAG GTGGATGGACTGTTGACCTTACCACATCTCATCACTGTGCCATCGCATCAGGTCACCGGCCAGGGTCCAAACATCACCCCTCGTGTCCACTGGCCCCTGAGCTTCAGGCCCTGTCCCAGCCACCTACCTGACGCCCCGTTGGAGGTTTGA
- the ADM2 gene encoding protein ADM2 isoform X2, translating to MARLLAVSLGCILLLYLSLPGTMSRRQGGSRRLALPREPPVRTPSSGLQPQLPAPRPVVWKPRQALQPQWNASLATAMGQPVRNGPRRRLGPLRPRAQFLRAGCVLGTCQVQNLSHRLWQLIASAGPRDSSPMDPSSPHSYG from the exons ATGGCCCGGCTCCTGGCGGTCAGTCTTGGCTGCATCCTCCTCCTCTACCTGTCGCTCCCCGGCACAATGTCCCGCCGCCAAGGCGGAAGCCGGCGGCTTGCCCTGCCCCG GGAGCCCCCAGTCAGGACCCCTTCCAGTggcctgcagccccagctcccTGCACCCCGGCCTGTGGTCTGGAAGCCACGCCAGGCTCTCCAGCCACAGTGGAACGCAAGCCTGGCCACCGCTATGGGTCAGCCTGTCCGGAATGGCCCCCGCCGACGCTTGGGCCCCCTCAGGCCCAGAGCCCAGTTCCTGCGGGCTGGCTGTGTGCTCGGCACCTGCCAGGTACAGAACCTCAGCCACCGCCTATGGCAGCTCATTGCATCGGCCGGCCCACGGGACTCATCCCCCATGGACCCCAGCAGCCCCCACAGCTATGGCTAA